A single Oryza brachyantha chromosome 8, ObraRS2, whole genome shotgun sequence DNA region contains:
- the LOC102700824 gene encoding vacuolar fusion protein CCZ1 homolog isoform X1 yields the protein MGLSSAAGDGAQLCVFDLRRGQQEGQELDKILFFHPADCPILLQLSVIGLCEGIITFARIFSPDDDCEVIESEKHSHVFYQAEADIWMVLVVEKNKDTESTWRCDALQGILKEVHSLFTMFHGPIRTLLDRQPSAELARGHLRTFVTDYLSDFNSGKKLQFPTFRDCLKERGTVQMLTISREVALEVQSLTTILGSCLGNVLCQSLVLFENLLVSTTLPPDDTLNLYTYAVLRLTPRALSSNANSWSYLRKGTSVHAGPTSSSSNGTASVERYRSRSRDTSPTGQNQMRHYFRPLQREKLYKGKDGFVATGSTTSEVRGAAPWVPILWFQQAEDRMHLCVYEHKNITILLLIPSSSLINGDDGIAHVKKHLLENASQNIVTVEQKLSRGWGGENAYHVGGYRYLLVDPDRKVSRASPPGKVTTLSKDSLLSLNRVREEIDLEKSRAKRSGSCHDKDFEVCIRAKNNAWVIAKVSRGRELYMALEKGGETLLYASTAVEKFSNRYCEGAFSTD from the exons ATGGGgctctcgtcggcggcgggggacgGGGCGCAGCTGTGCGTGTTCGACCTGAGGAGGGGGCAGCAGGAGGGGCAGGAGCTCGACAAGATCCTCTTCTTCCACCCCGCCGACTGCCCCATCCTGCTCCAGCTCTCCGTCATCGGCCTCTGCGAGGGGATCATCACCTTCGCTAG AATATTTTCTCCTGATGATGATTGTGAGGTGATAGAATCAGAGAAGCACTCCCATGTTTTTTACCAAGCTGAAGCAGATATATGGATGGTTCTG GTGGTAGAGAAAAACAAGGACACTGAGTCAACTTGGCGGTGTGATGCATTGCAAGGAATTCTTAAAGAGGTTCATTCGCTTTTCACAATGTTCCATGGACCAATTCGAACTTTACTCGACAGGCAACCCAGTGCTGAACTTGCCCGGGGTCACCTTCGTACTTTTGTCACAGATTATTTAAGTG ATTTTAATTCTGGTAAAAAACTGCAATTTCCAACCTTCCGTGATTGCCTAAAGGAGCGAGGAACTGTCCAAATGCTGACAATCTCACGGGAAGTGGCACTTGAAGTTCAG TCACTCACCACAATTCTTGGGTCATGTCTTGGAAATGTCCTGTGCCAATCACttgtattatttgaaaatctCTTGGTGTCTACAACATTACCACCG GATGATACGCTAAACCTATATACTTATGCTGTCTTGAGGTTGACTCCTCGTGCTTTATCATCCAATGCAAATTCCTGGTCCTATCTGCGAAAAGGAACTTCTGTTCATGCTGGCCCCACTTCTAGTTCGTCAAATGGAACAGCTTCAGTAGAAAGGTATCGCAGTCGATCTCGTGATACTTCTCCTACTGGACAAAATCAGATGCGTCATTATTTCAGGCCTCTCCAGCGTGAGAAACTATACAAGGGAAAGGATGGTTTTGTTGCTACTGGTTCCACTACTTCAGAAGTCCGTGGTGCTGCACCTTGGGTTCCCATACTGTGGTTCCAGCAGGCCGAAGACCGCATGCACCTCTGTGTTTATGAGCACAAGAACATAACCATCCTACTACTTATTCCATCTTCATCACTAATAAATGGAGATGATGGCATTGCTCATGTGAAGAAACATCTTCTTGAAAAT GCATCACAGAACATTGTGACTGTAGAGCAGAAATTATCACGAGGATGGGGAGGAGAAAATGCTTATCATGTTGGTGGATATCGCTACTTACTTGTTGATCCGGATAGAAAAGTATCAAGAGCCTCCCCACCTGGGAAAGTCACCACCCTATCAAAA GATTCTCTACTTTCCCTGAATAGAGTAAGAGAAGAAATAGATTTGGAGAAGTCGAGAGCAAAGAGGTCTGGCTCTTGCCATGACAAGGATTTTGAAGTATGCATCAGAGCAAAAAACAATGCATGGGTTATTGCTAAAGTTTCCCGAGGAAGAGAACTTTATATGGCGTTAGAGAAGGGTGGCGAAACACTTCTTTATGCATCTACTGCTGTTGAGAAGTTCAGCAACAG GTACTGTGAAGGAGCATTCTCTACAGACTAG
- the LOC102700824 gene encoding vacuolar fusion protein CCZ1 homolog isoform X2, with product MGLSSAAGDGAQLCVFDLRRGQQEGQELDKILFFHPADCPILLQLSVIGLCEGIITFARIFSPDDDCEVIESEKHSHVFYQAEADIWMVLVVEKNKDTESTWRCDALQGILKEVHSLFTMFHGPIRTLLDRQPSAELARGHLRTFVTDYLSDFNSGKKLQFPTFRDCLKERGTVQMLTISREVALEVQSLTTILGSCLGNVLCQSLVLFENLLVSTTLPPDDTLNLYTYAVLRLTPRALSSNANSWSYLRKGTSVHAGPTSSSSNGTASVERPLQREKLYKGKDGFVATGSTTSEVRGAAPWVPILWFQQAEDRMHLCVYEHKNITILLLIPSSSLINGDDGIAHVKKHLLENASQNIVTVEQKLSRGWGGENAYHVGGYRYLLVDPDRKVSRASPPGKVTTLSKDSLLSLNRVREEIDLEKSRAKRSGSCHDKDFEVCIRAKNNAWVIAKVSRGRELYMALEKGGETLLYASTAVEKFSNRYCEGAFSTD from the exons ATGGGgctctcgtcggcggcgggggacgGGGCGCAGCTGTGCGTGTTCGACCTGAGGAGGGGGCAGCAGGAGGGGCAGGAGCTCGACAAGATCCTCTTCTTCCACCCCGCCGACTGCCCCATCCTGCTCCAGCTCTCCGTCATCGGCCTCTGCGAGGGGATCATCACCTTCGCTAG AATATTTTCTCCTGATGATGATTGTGAGGTGATAGAATCAGAGAAGCACTCCCATGTTTTTTACCAAGCTGAAGCAGATATATGGATGGTTCTG GTGGTAGAGAAAAACAAGGACACTGAGTCAACTTGGCGGTGTGATGCATTGCAAGGAATTCTTAAAGAGGTTCATTCGCTTTTCACAATGTTCCATGGACCAATTCGAACTTTACTCGACAGGCAACCCAGTGCTGAACTTGCCCGGGGTCACCTTCGTACTTTTGTCACAGATTATTTAAGTG ATTTTAATTCTGGTAAAAAACTGCAATTTCCAACCTTCCGTGATTGCCTAAAGGAGCGAGGAACTGTCCAAATGCTGACAATCTCACGGGAAGTGGCACTTGAAGTTCAG TCACTCACCACAATTCTTGGGTCATGTCTTGGAAATGTCCTGTGCCAATCACttgtattatttgaaaatctCTTGGTGTCTACAACATTACCACCG GATGATACGCTAAACCTATATACTTATGCTGTCTTGAGGTTGACTCCTCGTGCTTTATCATCCAATGCAAATTCCTGGTCCTATCTGCGAAAAGGAACTTCTGTTCATGCTGGCCCCACTTCTAGTTCGTCAAATGGAACAGCTTCAGTAGAAAG GCCTCTCCAGCGTGAGAAACTATACAAGGGAAAGGATGGTTTTGTTGCTACTGGTTCCACTACTTCAGAAGTCCGTGGTGCTGCACCTTGGGTTCCCATACTGTGGTTCCAGCAGGCCGAAGACCGCATGCACCTCTGTGTTTATGAGCACAAGAACATAACCATCCTACTACTTATTCCATCTTCATCACTAATAAATGGAGATGATGGCATTGCTCATGTGAAGAAACATCTTCTTGAAAAT GCATCACAGAACATTGTGACTGTAGAGCAGAAATTATCACGAGGATGGGGAGGAGAAAATGCTTATCATGTTGGTGGATATCGCTACTTACTTGTTGATCCGGATAGAAAAGTATCAAGAGCCTCCCCACCTGGGAAAGTCACCACCCTATCAAAA GATTCTCTACTTTCCCTGAATAGAGTAAGAGAAGAAATAGATTTGGAGAAGTCGAGAGCAAAGAGGTCTGGCTCTTGCCATGACAAGGATTTTGAAGTATGCATCAGAGCAAAAAACAATGCATGGGTTATTGCTAAAGTTTCCCGAGGAAGAGAACTTTATATGGCGTTAGAGAAGGGTGGCGAAACACTTCTTTATGCATCTACTGCTGTTGAGAAGTTCAGCAACAG GTACTGTGAAGGAGCATTCTCTACAGACTAG